In a single window of the Desulfovibrio sp. ZJ209 genome:
- a CDS encoding type II toxin-antitoxin system VapC family toxin, with protein sequence MLIYMDTCCFNRPYDDQSPIRNSLEAQAKLHIQSRIRSGHLRLATSYILGYENSQNPFIMRKTAISAFLRQYGSVYVSSERGPIVQELAQDIMRSGLKAKDALHVACALDAGCAYFLSTDDRLLRYRHEHLLLLNPMDFIRMEADKQ encoded by the coding sequence ATGCTGATATATATGGATACCTGCTGCTTCAACCGGCCCTATGACGACCAGTCCCCCATACGCAATTCCCTTGAGGCGCAGGCGAAGCTCCACATCCAGTCGCGCATCAGGTCGGGCCATCTCCGCCTGGCGACATCGTATATTTTAGGGTATGAAAACAGCCAGAATCCCTTTATTATGCGAAAAACGGCCATCAGCGCGTTTTTGCGCCAGTATGGCAGCGTGTATGTTTCCAGCGAGCGCGGGCCAATCGTGCAGGAGCTGGCCCAAGACATCATGCGCAGCGGTCTCAAGGCCAAGGATGCCCTGCATGTGGCCTGCGCGCTCGATGCCGGGTGCGCCTACTTCCTCTCTACGGATGACCGTTTGCTGCGCTACAGGCACGAGCACCTCCTCCTGCTGAATCCCATGGACTTCATCCGCATGGAGGCCGACAAGCAATGA
- a CDS encoding type I restriction endonuclease subunit R — translation MHEADIEELALERLEALGYARYFGPDIAPDGTTPLRASLASPILEGVLQEAVDRLNPHIPAAARQEAVRRVLRVSGPDLISTNEAFHQLLTRDVTVSYQKDGAERGDKVWLVDFNTPENNEFTAVNQFTFVEGNVNKRPDVVLFVNGLPLVVIELKNPASESATLTSAYQQLQTYKQVIPSLLAYNGLLVISDGLEARAGSLSAGYSRFSAWKSEDGSKEAPRLKSQLEVLINGMLNKATLLDLIRFFTVFEKMKTEDAQGLASVETVKKIAAYHQYYAVNKAVASTLEAARRNDAGRGKGGVVWHTQGSGKSLSMVFFSGKIVSLLNNPTIVVLTDRNDLDDQLFDTFAASAQLLGQEPKQAESREDLKTLLKVASGGIVFSTMQKFLPEDGNTHELLSDRRNIVVITDEAHRTQYGFKAREANVRDSEGKVIGKKTVYGLAKYLRDALPNATYLGFTGTPIEKKDANTRAVFGDYIDIYDIARAVEDKATVPIYYESRMAKIELPEEGRRLISELDEELEEGDAEQADKARSRRARLEALIGSEKRLATIARDIVEHFEARQAVLSGKGLIVCMSRPIAAALYGQIIALRPDWHDDDLKKGAIKVVMTASSADGPELAKFHTTKGERQKLAARMKDPDDPLRLVIVCDMWLTGFDVPCLHTMYLDKPMKGHTLMQAIARVNRVFGDKPGGLVVDYLGIAADLKRALAFYGEAGGQGDPAQTQEQAVDIMLEKLEVTAALLHGFPYQEYFTADTSRKLAIILETEEFILGLENGKKRFMDAVTALDAAYALAVPHPQAMARAREVSFFKDVKARLAKFDGGGDGARSSAEMESAIKQVIDKALVSDQVIDVFDAAGIKKPDISILSDEFLLEMKNMPHRNIALEVLKKLLNDELRARSRKNLLQSKKLLELLDGALKRYHNRIITAAEVIDEIINIGKQVRESDKEAGELGLTDYEYAFYMAVADNDSARELMGKDKLRELAVVLTDKVRANASLDWNIKEDVQAHLRVIIRRTLRKYGYPPDMQELATETVMKQAELMAEGMNQI, via the coding sequence ATGCACGAAGCGGATATCGAGGAACTCGCGCTGGAGCGCCTGGAGGCGCTTGGCTATGCCCGCTATTTCGGGCCGGATATTGCGCCGGACGGGACAACGCCCTTGCGCGCCTCCCTGGCAAGCCCCATTCTGGAAGGCGTGCTGCAGGAGGCCGTGGACCGGCTCAACCCGCATATTCCCGCCGCAGCCCGGCAGGAAGCCGTGCGCCGGGTGCTCCGCGTGTCCGGCCCGGACCTCATCTCCACCAACGAGGCGTTTCACCAGCTTCTCACGCGGGACGTGACCGTCAGCTACCAGAAAGACGGCGCGGAGCGCGGCGACAAGGTGTGGCTGGTGGATTTCAACACGCCGGAGAACAACGAGTTCACGGCGGTCAACCAGTTCACCTTTGTTGAAGGGAATGTGAACAAGCGGCCGGACGTGGTGCTGTTTGTCAACGGGCTGCCGCTGGTAGTCATTGAGCTGAAGAATCCGGCGAGCGAATCCGCCACCCTCACGAGCGCCTATCAGCAGTTGCAGACCTACAAGCAGGTCATCCCGTCGCTCCTTGCCTACAACGGGCTGCTGGTCATTTCGGACGGGCTGGAGGCCAGGGCCGGTTCGCTTTCCGCCGGGTATTCGCGCTTTTCCGCATGGAAAAGCGAGGACGGCTCCAAAGAAGCGCCGCGCCTGAAAAGCCAGCTTGAGGTGCTCATCAACGGTATGTTGAACAAGGCGACCCTGCTGGACCTCATCCGCTTTTTCACGGTGTTTGAAAAGATGAAAACGGAGGATGCGCAGGGGCTGGCCAGCGTGGAGACCGTGAAAAAGATCGCCGCCTATCACCAGTACTATGCGGTGAACAAGGCTGTGGCCTCAACGCTGGAGGCGGCGCGGCGCAACGACGCGGGGCGCGGCAAGGGCGGCGTTGTCTGGCACACGCAGGGGAGCGGCAAGTCGCTTTCCATGGTGTTCTTTTCCGGCAAGATCGTTTCACTGCTGAATAATCCCACGATTGTGGTGCTGACGGACAGGAACGACCTTGACGACCAGCTTTTCGACACTTTCGCCGCATCGGCCCAGCTTTTGGGGCAGGAGCCGAAACAGGCGGAAAGCAGGGAAGACCTCAAGACGCTGCTCAAGGTGGCCTCCGGCGGCATCGTGTTTTCCACCATGCAGAAATTCCTGCCCGAAGACGGAAATACGCATGAGCTGCTGTCCGACCGGCGCAATATCGTGGTCATCACGGACGAGGCGCACCGCACCCAATACGGCTTCAAGGCGCGCGAGGCCAATGTGCGCGACAGCGAGGGAAAGGTCATCGGCAAGAAAACCGTCTATGGCCTTGCCAAATATCTGCGCGACGCCCTGCCCAACGCCACCTATCTCGGCTTTACCGGCACGCCCATTGAAAAGAAGGATGCCAATACCCGCGCGGTTTTCGGCGACTACATAGATATTTACGACATTGCCCGCGCCGTGGAAGACAAGGCCACGGTGCCCATTTATTACGAAAGCCGCATGGCGAAGATAGAACTGCCGGAGGAGGGCAGGCGGCTCATTAGTGAGCTGGACGAGGAATTGGAGGAGGGGGACGCGGAACAGGCGGACAAGGCCCGCAGCAGGCGCGCGCGGCTGGAGGCGCTCATCGGCAGCGAGAAACGCCTGGCCACCATTGCGCGGGATATTGTGGAGCATTTCGAGGCGCGGCAGGCCGTCCTCTCCGGCAAGGGGCTTATCGTGTGCATGTCGCGGCCCATCGCCGCCGCTCTCTATGGGCAAATCATTGCCCTGCGGCCCGATTGGCACGATGACGACCTGAAAAAGGGCGCGATCAAGGTGGTGATGACGGCCAGTTCCGCCGACGGGCCGGAGCTGGCGAAGTTTCACACCACCAAGGGGGAACGCCAGAAACTGGCCGCGCGGATGAAAGACCCGGACGACCCGCTGCGGCTGGTCATTGTCTGCGACATGTGGCTCACCGGCTTTGATGTGCCCTGCCTGCACACCATGTATCTGGACAAGCCCATGAAGGGGCATACGCTCATGCAGGCCATTGCGCGCGTCAACCGCGTCTTTGGGGACAAGCCCGGCGGCCTCGTGGTGGACTACCTGGGCATCGCCGCTGACCTGAAAAGGGCGCTCGCCTTTTATGGTGAGGCCGGGGGCCAGGGAGATCCGGCCCAGACGCAGGAGCAGGCCGTGGACATCATGCTGGAGAAGCTGGAGGTCACGGCGGCGCTGCTGCATGGTTTTCCGTATCAGGAATATTTCACGGCCGATACGTCCCGCAAGCTGGCAATCATTCTTGAGACCGAGGAGTTTATTCTCGGGCTGGAGAACGGGAAAAAGCGGTTTATGGACGCGGTGACGGCCCTTGACGCGGCCTATGCTTTGGCGGTGCCTCACCCGCAGGCGATGGCGCGTGCGAGGGAGGTTTCCTTTTTTAAGGATGTGAAGGCGCGGCTCGCCAAGTTTGACGGCGGGGGCGACGGTGCCCGAAGCAGCGCGGAGATGGAAAGCGCCATCAAGCAGGTCATCGACAAGGCGCTGGTTTCCGACCAGGTGATTGATGTCTTTGACGCGGCGGGCATCAAGAAGCCAGATATTTCCATCCTTTCCGACGAGTTCCTGCTGGAAATGAAGAACATGCCGCACAGGAACATCGCGCTGGAGGTGCTCAAGAAGCTCCTCAATGACGAATTGCGGGCGCGCTCGCGGAAGAACCTGCTGCAAAGCAAGAAGCTCCTGGAATTGCTGGACGGGGCGCTCAAGCGCTATCACAACAGGATCATCACCGCCGCCGAGGTCATTGACGAAATCATCAACATCGGCAAGCAGGTGCGCGAGTCCGACAAGGAGGCCGGGGAGCTGGGCCTCACCGATTATGAGTACGCCTTTTACATGGCCGTGGCCGACAATGACTCCGCCCGCGAACTCATGGGCAAGGACAAATTGCGCGAGCTTGCCGTGGTGCTAACTGATAAAGTGCGCGCCAACGCCTCTCTTGATTGGAACATCAAGGAGGATGTGCAGGCGCATTTGCGGGTCATCATCAGGCGCACCTTGCGGAAATATGGCTACCCGCCGGATATGCAGGAGCTGGCTACCGAAACGGTGATGAAGCAGGCCGAGTTGATGGCGGAGGGTATGAATCAAATATAA
- a CDS encoding integrase arm-type DNA-binding domain-containing protein — protein MHVTEKGSKLWRMAYRFEGKQKLLSFGAYPAVSLKDARQRRDAARELLAKGIDPGEEKKQAREAKPAQEREERDTFEHVAREWFAKHGPTLSEKHAQKLQRYLENILFPAIGAKPVTQLEPADFLRVVEPSERLGHNETAHKLMRLCGQVTRYARITGRVKYDVAAGLTEALTPVKRTHFAAVILPDDIGQLLRDIDAYVGYTSVVYCLKILPYVFTRPSELRLAHWNEFDVKKATWVIPASRMKMRREHVVPLSRQVLALLNELHAFTGNGDLVFPSARARVAPISDAAPLAALRRMGYGKDTMTLHGFRAMASTRLNELGFRSDVIEAQLAHKEPDTVRLAYNRAEYMDERRQLMQRWSDYLDELRSAKG, from the coding sequence CTGCATGTCACGGAGAAAGGCAGCAAATTATGGCGCATGGCCTACCGCTTTGAGGGCAAGCAGAAATTATTGAGCTTCGGGGCGTATCCGGCCGTCTCGCTGAAGGATGCGCGCCAACGGCGCGACGCCGCCAGAGAGTTGCTCGCCAAGGGCATTGACCCGGGTGAGGAGAAAAAGCAGGCCAGGGAAGCCAAGCCCGCTCAAGAGCGGGAGGAGCGGGATACCTTCGAGCATGTGGCGCGGGAATGGTTCGCCAAGCACGGGCCGACGCTTTCCGAAAAACACGCGCAGAAGTTGCAGCGCTACTTGGAAAATATTCTTTTCCCGGCCATTGGGGCCAAGCCCGTCACGCAACTTGAGCCAGCGGACTTTCTGCGGGTTGTTGAACCTTCGGAGCGCCTCGGCCACAATGAAACCGCCCATAAGCTCATGCGCCTGTGCGGGCAGGTGACGCGCTATGCCCGCATCACTGGCCGCGTCAAATACGATGTGGCCGCAGGGCTCACCGAAGCCCTGACCCCTGTGAAGCGGACGCATTTCGCCGCCGTTATCCTCCCGGACGACATCGGGCAGCTTTTACGGGATATTGACGCCTATGTGGGCTATACCTCGGTTGTCTATTGCCTGAAAATCCTGCCATATGTGTTCACGCGGCCTTCGGAATTGCGGCTTGCCCACTGGAATGAATTTGACGTTAAAAAAGCCACATGGGTCATTCCTGCTTCGCGCATGAAGATGCGGCGCGAGCATGTTGTGCCGCTCTCCAGGCAGGTGCTGGCCCTGTTGAACGAGCTTCACGCCTTTACGGGCAATGGCGACTTGGTTTTTCCCAGCGCCCGCGCGCGGGTCGCGCCCATCAGCGATGCCGCACCTTTGGCGGCTCTGCGGCGCATGGGCTACGGCAAGGACACCATGACCCTGCATGGCTTCAGGGCGATGGCAAGCACGCGCCTCAACGAGCTTGGCTTCCGCTCGGATGTGATTGAAGCACAGCTTGCCCACAAGGAGCCCGATACCGTGCGCCTGGCCTATAACCGCGCGGAGTATATGGATGAACGTCGGCAGCTCATGCAGCGCTGGTCTGACTATCTGGACGAGCTTCGCTCCGCCAAGGGCTAA
- a CDS encoding type II toxin-antitoxin system death-on-curing family toxin, which translates to MREYPTLHEVLAIHAEVIRAYGGSTGVRDPGAIEAALFRPQSGYYADIIEEAAALMESLLINHPFVDGNKRAAFAICHVFLDINGYRMDADTQWLYDRILHWLEEKDGRFETMVRDLRTCVTKR; encoded by the coding sequence ATGAGGGAGTACCCGACCCTGCACGAAGTTCTGGCTATCCACGCCGAAGTCATCAGGGCATACGGCGGCTCCACTGGCGTGCGCGACCCCGGAGCCATTGAAGCGGCGCTGTTTCGGCCGCAAAGCGGCTATTATGCGGACATCATCGAAGAAGCCGCCGCGCTTATGGAAAGCCTGCTCATCAATCATCCGTTTGTTGACGGCAACAAGCGGGCAGCCTTTGCCATCTGTCACGTCTTTCTGGACATCAACGGGTACCGCATGGATGCTGATACCCAATGGCTGTACGACAGAATTTTGCATTGGCTTGAAGAAAAAGACGGACGATTTGAGACCATGGTGCGGGATCTGCGCACCTGCGTCACCAAACGTTGA
- a CDS encoding AlpA family phage regulatory protein — translation MAQRKLSLPEFGFVRLPQILAYIPVCESAWWEGCRTGRYPKPVKLGPRTTAWRVEDIKELIERLGKGECSGK, via the coding sequence ATGGCTCAACGCAAACTGTCGCTCCCCGAATTCGGCTTTGTCCGGCTGCCCCAGATTCTGGCATATATCCCTGTCTGTGAAAGCGCATGGTGGGAGGGCTGCCGCACCGGCCGCTATCCCAAGCCCGTGAAGCTCGGCCCCCGTACCACGGCCTGGAGGGTAGAAGACATTAAAGAACTTATTGAACGTTTGGGTAAAGGCGAATGCAGTGGCAAGTAG
- the traI gene encoding TraI/MobA(P) family conjugative relaxase → MIVKKIKYTKNTKPKEWQIADLVDYIRNPSVRNRGEKIEHAGGRNFITDTHTAQKLEMIALARETVRSKMPVNHWVFSWPEGEQPTRTQVDKLVDIFLEKMGLKDHQAIYGLHCDTRNYHVHIAVNRVHPETLKVVRTNNGFDIREAHKIKAYIEKKQGWSELANAPYVYTEDGELAERKILGPSVKPTSKAQDFERATGEKSAQRIAQKRAHKLIKNAESWAELHAALKQAGLRFEKKGSGAIIWVGEQAVKASSIDRAFSMGKLCKRLGEFVAGAYEDGAPSPAPEPLYPALRPAWEMYRSALKAEREAKKELEEKVRDEVNRLKEQQAKERQEKLARIAKYGVPFLNIGRHCLKLEHVQQLRELRASLRAELPSRRIKRFSDWLKTHGRPFHPLHAVAYEATGKGRHTPVPLSTEAASLPQAKLFMEYAKAVNAECYRVTAIKMGANGEKKVMILDKLNGESRGFTAEELLRRMPEIVKLARRGENIYYTPLSEQKHHILIDDVGPKKVLQLQKDGFKPAVFLESSPGNCQCILTFPKFQGVFDRDISNRLTVILNKRYGDPKLSGAVHPHRAPGFENRKPKHKREDGTFPRVSLSYAVRQECQKALIEARKIEQAFTTAQQQRERQANLLPSLAAQGTASLQQAYFKHWEDIREHITIEDFSRVDAMIALRLRSNGHTQPEVEETIRACAPAIRERRAGRNWQRYAERTAAYAFGYAGDREMERNTRYRELWRRVEGEDGAEQKTRMRF, encoded by the coding sequence ATGATAGTCAAGAAAATTAAGTACACAAAAAACACCAAGCCCAAGGAATGGCAGATCGCCGACTTGGTGGACTATATCCGTAATCCCTCGGTGAGAAATCGAGGCGAAAAAATCGAACATGCGGGAGGCCGTAATTTTATAACCGACACCCATACGGCGCAAAAACTTGAGATGATCGCTCTGGCAAGAGAGACCGTCAGGAGCAAAATGCCGGTCAATCACTGGGTATTTTCCTGGCCAGAAGGTGAGCAGCCCACGCGCACTCAGGTTGATAAATTGGTGGATATTTTCTTGGAAAAAATGGGGTTGAAAGACCATCAGGCCATCTATGGGCTCCATTGCGATACGAGGAATTATCATGTGCATATTGCCGTTAATCGGGTACATCCTGAAACCTTAAAAGTGGTGCGCACCAACAACGGTTTTGACATCAGAGAGGCCCACAAAATCAAGGCGTACATCGAGAAGAAGCAGGGATGGTCGGAGCTGGCGAACGCACCATATGTGTACACGGAAGACGGTGAGTTGGCCGAAAGAAAAATCCTTGGCCCCAGCGTAAAGCCAACCTCGAAAGCCCAAGATTTTGAGCGGGCGACCGGCGAAAAATCCGCCCAAAGGATTGCCCAGAAACGCGCCCACAAACTCATCAAGAACGCAGAGTCATGGGCCGAACTACACGCCGCTTTGAAACAGGCAGGGCTGCGTTTTGAGAAGAAAGGTTCAGGCGCAATCATTTGGGTCGGAGAACAAGCGGTCAAGGCATCTTCGATTGATCGCGCGTTCAGCATGGGAAAGCTATGCAAACGGCTGGGCGAATTTGTGGCCGGAGCGTACGAGGACGGAGCCCCCAGTCCCGCGCCTGAGCCGCTCTATCCGGCCTTGCGGCCCGCATGGGAGATGTACCGAAGCGCGTTAAAGGCCGAGAGGGAAGCCAAGAAGGAACTTGAGGAAAAAGTCAGAGATGAAGTGAACCGCCTCAAAGAACAACAGGCCAAGGAACGCCAGGAAAAGCTGGCCAGGATTGCCAAATATGGAGTACCTTTTTTAAATATCGGTCGCCATTGCCTGAAACTCGAACATGTCCAGCAGTTGAGAGAGCTACGGGCCAGCTTGAGAGCAGAGTTGCCGAGCAGAAGGATAAAACGGTTTTCTGACTGGCTGAAAACCCATGGCAGACCGTTCCATCCACTTCATGCTGTTGCCTATGAGGCCACAGGAAAGGGCAGACACACCCCCGTCCCCCTATCCACGGAAGCCGCGTCATTGCCACAGGCCAAACTGTTCATGGAGTATGCGAAAGCCGTCAATGCTGAGTGCTACCGGGTAACGGCCATTAAAATGGGCGCAAACGGTGAGAAGAAGGTGATGATCCTGGACAAGCTGAACGGGGAGAGCCGTGGTTTCACTGCAGAAGAATTACTCAGGCGGATGCCAGAAATCGTGAAACTGGCTAGACGTGGGGAAAATATCTACTATACCCCCTTGTCCGAGCAGAAGCACCATATCCTCATTGACGATGTGGGCCCCAAAAAGGTCTTGCAGCTCCAGAAAGACGGCTTCAAGCCCGCGGTGTTTCTGGAAAGTTCGCCCGGCAATTGCCAGTGCATCCTCACGTTTCCCAAGTTTCAAGGGGTTTTTGACCGTGACATCAGTAATAGGCTGACCGTCATTCTGAATAAGCGCTATGGCGACCCGAAACTTTCGGGGGCCGTTCATCCGCACCGTGCCCCAGGCTTTGAGAACCGCAAGCCAAAGCATAAGCGAGAGGACGGAACTTTCCCTCGCGTCAGCTTGAGTTATGCCGTCCGGCAGGAGTGCCAAAAAGCCTTGATAGAAGCGCGAAAGATTGAGCAGGCATTCACCACAGCCCAGCAGCAGAGGGAACGACAGGCAAACCTCTTGCCCAGCCTAGCCGCTCAAGGGACGGCCAGTCTTCAGCAAGCCTATTTCAAGCATTGGGAGGACATCAGGGAACATATCACCATCGAGGACTTCTCACGGGTGGACGCCATGATTGCCCTACGCCTCCGCTCTAACGGCCACACTCAGCCTGAGGTGGAAGAAACCATCCGCGCCTGCGCCCCGGCAATCCGTGAAAGACGAGCGGGCCGTAACTGGCAACGCTACGCCGAGCGGACAGCAGCATATGCTTTTGGCTATGCCGGTGATAGGGAGATGGAACGAAATACGCGGTATCGGGAACTTTGGCGGCGCGTTGAGGGAGAGGATGGCGCTGAACAAAAAACACGGATGAGGTTTTGA
- a CDS encoding type I restriction-modification system subunit M → MPDNKKEQERAELHRVIWNIANDLRGSVDGWDFKQYVLGMLFYRYISENLTAYLNARMAELGHKDFDYANMSDAEAEAAREEMVGTKGFFILPSELFVNVCRNAAQDDNLNETLEKTFRHIEQSAVGSESEDNFRGLFDDMDVNSKKLGDTVAKRNEKLVRLLHGVQDMKLGNYQDNTIDAFGDAYEFLMGMYASNAGKSGGEYYTPQEVSELLARIATAGKTSVNKVYDPACGSGSLLLKFAKILGVENVRDGFFGQEVNITTYNLCRINMFLHDVGYDKFDIALGDTLTEPQHWNDEPFEAIVSNPPYSIKWAGEDNPVLINDPRYAQAGVLAPKSKADLAFIMHALSWLSTDGTAAIVCFPGVMYRGGKEGKIRKYLIDNNYVDCVIQLPANLFFGTTIATCIMVLKKSKRDNTVLFIDASAECVKVTNSNKLTEANTEKILDAYVKRQDVPHFARVVKSREIEEQGYNLSVSAYVEQEDTREAIDIRRLNAEIAEIVARQQVLRAEIDKIVAEIEG, encoded by the coding sequence ATGCCCGACAACAAAAAAGAGCAGGAGCGCGCGGAGCTGCACCGCGTCATCTGGAATATCGCCAACGACCTGCGCGGCAGCGTGGATGGCTGGGATTTCAAGCAATATGTCCTGGGGATGCTCTTTTACCGCTATATCTCCGAAAACCTGACCGCCTATCTCAACGCCCGCATGGCCGAGCTTGGTCACAAAGATTTCGACTACGCCAACATGTCGGACGCCGAGGCCGAAGCCGCCCGCGAGGAGATGGTCGGCACCAAGGGTTTTTTCATCCTGCCGAGCGAGCTTTTCGTCAATGTCTGCCGCAACGCGGCCCAGGACGACAATCTCAACGAAACGCTGGAAAAGACCTTCCGCCATATCGAGCAATCCGCCGTGGGCTCCGAAAGCGAGGACAATTTTCGCGGCCTGTTCGACGACATGGACGTGAACAGCAAGAAGCTCGGCGACACGGTGGCCAAGCGCAACGAAAAGCTGGTGCGCCTGCTCCACGGCGTTCAGGACATGAAGCTCGGCAACTATCAGGACAACACCATCGACGCCTTTGGCGACGCCTATGAATTTCTTATGGGCATGTACGCCTCCAACGCGGGCAAGAGCGGCGGCGAATACTACACGCCGCAGGAGGTCTCCGAGCTGCTGGCCCGCATCGCCACCGCCGGCAAGACCTCGGTCAACAAGGTCTATGATCCGGCCTGCGGCTCCGGCTCGCTCCTGCTCAAGTTCGCCAAAATCCTCGGCGTGGAGAACGTGCGCGACGGCTTCTTCGGGCAGGAGGTGAACATCACCACCTACAACCTTTGCCGCATCAACATGTTCCTGCATGATGTGGGCTACGACAAGTTTGACATCGCCCTGGGCGACACCCTCACCGAGCCGCAGCACTGGAACGACGAGCCCTTTGAGGCCATCGTTTCCAATCCCCCCTATTCCATCAAGTGGGCCGGGGAGGACAATCCCGTGCTCATCAATGACCCGCGCTACGCCCAGGCCGGAGTGCTCGCCCCAAAGTCCAAGGCCGACCTCGCCTTCATCATGCACGCGCTTTCGTGGCTCTCCACGGACGGCACGGCGGCCATTGTCTGCTTCCCCGGCGTCATGTACCGGGGCGGCAAGGAAGGCAAGATCCGCAAATACCTCATAGACAACAACTATGTGGATTGCGTCATCCAGTTGCCCGCCAACCTCTTTTTCGGCACCACCATCGCCACCTGCATCATGGTGCTGAAAAAATCCAAGCGGGACAATACCGTGCTGTTCATCGACGCATCCGCCGAATGCGTCAAGGTGACCAACTCCAACAAGCTGACCGAAGCCAATACGGAAAAAATTCTCGACGCCTACGTCAAGCGGCAGGACGTGCCGCACTTCGCCCGCGTGGTCAAGAGCCGCGAAATCGAGGAGCAGGGCTATAATCTCTCGGTCAGCGCCTATGTGGAGCAGGAGGACACGCGCGAGGCCATCGACATCCGCCGCCTGAACGCGGAAATTGCGGAAATCGTGGCCCGGCAGCAGGTGCTCCGCGCTGAAATCGACAAAATCGTGGCCGAAATCGAGGGCTAG
- a CDS encoding Fic/DOC family protein, with protein MDIDAASLENALRLFESGDIDRMEVGTTRGLQQIHAYLFDGLYDFAGQLREVNLSKGNFRFANCLYLKEILPVIEKMPESTFEEIIAKYVEMNIAHPFREGNGRATRIWLDMMLKRSLRRVVDWQHISREAYLQAMERSPVNDLELRALLEPQLTDKINDREVIFKGIEQSYFYEGYKK; from the coding sequence ATGGATATTGACGCGGCCAGCTTGGAAAACGCCCTGCGCCTTTTTGAAAGCGGCGACATCGACCGCATGGAAGTGGGCACAACCAGGGGGCTGCAACAGATCCACGCCTATCTGTTCGACGGGCTCTACGACTTCGCCGGGCAACTGCGCGAGGTCAACCTCTCCAAGGGCAATTTCCGCTTTGCCAACTGCCTGTACCTGAAAGAAATCCTGCCCGTCATCGAGAAAATGCCGGAATCGACCTTCGAGGAGATCATCGCCAAGTATGTGGAGATGAACATCGCCCATCCCTTCAGGGAAGGGAACGGCCGCGCCACCCGCATCTGGCTGGACATGATGCTCAAACGGAGCCTCCGGCGCGTGGTGGACTGGCAGCACATAAGCCGGGAGGCGTACTTGCAGGCCATGGAGCGCAGCCCGGTCAATGACCTGGAATTGCGCGCGCTGCTGGAGCCCCAGTTGACGGACAAAATCAACGACCGCGAAGTGATTTTCAAGGGTATTGAACAATCATATTTTTATGAAGGGTACAAGAAATGA
- a CDS encoding restriction endonuclease subunit S gives MSRLEELMAELCPDGVPYKCLSEILTIKNGKDYKEFNRGPFPVYGSGGIIAYIDTFVYDKPSVLLPRKGSIEKLYYVDIPFWTVDTIFYTVINRNIVIEKYVFYALQVQHIEKLNTGGGVPSLTQSVLNKVMIPVPPLPIQEEIVRILNTFSELTAELTAELTKRKEQCQYYNESLLDFGLPDKVSRENSKCAQWRFLRDLADIGTGNSNTNEELDDGTYPFYVRSQEVRRKNNWEYDETAIITAGDGVGVGKVFHFAEGKYALHQRAYRIHITDKALLPKFFYYYMKCNFLTYITKNAVHASVTSIRRHMLDNFPVPIPPLEEQARIVAILDRFDTLCNDLTSGLPAEIEARKKQYEYYRDKLLTFKEAAQ, from the coding sequence ATGAGCCGGCTTGAGGAGTTGATGGCGGAGCTATGCCCGGATGGGGTGCCTTACAAGTGTCTTTCAGAGATATTAACCATCAAAAATGGTAAAGATTATAAGGAATTTAATAGAGGCCCATTTCCTGTTTATGGATCTGGAGGAATTATAGCATATATTGATACCTTTGTTTACGACAAACCCTCAGTCTTACTCCCAAGAAAAGGTTCCATTGAAAAATTATACTATGTTGATATTCCTTTCTGGACAGTGGATACTATATTTTATACAGTAATAAATAGAAATATTGTAATAGAAAAATATGTCTTTTATGCACTACAAGTCCAACATATTGAAAAATTGAATACAGGTGGTGGTGTGCCAAGCTTGACTCAATCAGTCCTAAATAAAGTGATGATTCCAGTTCCCCCTTTGCCAATACAAGAAGAAATCGTCCGGATACTTAATACATTTTCAGAGCTTACGGCAGAGCTTACGGCAGAGCTTACCAAGAGAAAGGAGCAATGTCAATATTACAATGAATCTCTTTTGGATTTTGGCTTACCAGATAAAGTATCACGTGAAAATAGTAAATGTGCACAATGGCGATTCCTTAGAGATTTAGCAGATATAGGAACTGGAAATAGTAATACCAATGAAGAATTAGATGATGGGACTTACCCTTTTTATGTTCGCTCCCAAGAGGTTCGTAGAAAAAATAATTGGGAATATGATGAAACTGCGATTATCACAGCAGGAGATGGCGTGGGAGTGGGAAAAGTATTTCATTTCGCGGAAGGGAAATATGCGCTTCACCAACGCGCCTACCGTATCCACATTACTGACAAAGCGCTCCTGCCGAAGTTCTTTTATTACTATATGAAATGTAATTTTCTTACATATATTACTAAAAATGCGGTTCACGCATCAGTGACATCAATACGCCGTCATATGCTCGATAATTTTCCTGTTCCTATTCCTCCGCTCGAAGAACAGGCCCGCATCGTCGCCATCCTCGACCGCTTTGACACGCTGTGCAACGACCTCACCAGCGGCCTCCCGGCGGAAATCGAGGCTCGCAAAAAGCAGTATGAATACTACCGGGACAAGCTCCTGACCTTCAAGGAAGCCGCGCAATGA